In Bombus huntii isolate Logan2020A chromosome 3, iyBomHunt1.1, whole genome shotgun sequence, a single genomic region encodes these proteins:
- the LOC126864283 gene encoding uncharacterized protein LOC126864283 isoform X22, producing MWRYRTIGLFALLALLCIDAQAAETRAKRNPHGFHDAAAESSFLKSLAGVGGLGGGLGGGFGGGFGGGFGGGGGGGGGGGGGGFGSGGGFGSGGGFGGSKGGPGCHTGGCAGHGSSGGAGSGAGGGAGGGAGGGAGGGLGTGLGGGLGSGLGGGLGSGLGGGLGSGLGGGLGGGAGGHGAGGHGAGGHGGAGGRPGGGAGGYGGSGAGGGAGGYGGSGAGGGAGGYGGSGAGGGAGGGAGSGAGGGAGGYGGSGPGGGAGGYGGSGAGSSAGSHAGSTGVVKTGGYGGAGGGAGSGGYGSSGAGGGAGGRGGGAGGYGGAGAGGGAGGYGGAGAGGGAGGYGGLGGGAGAGGHGGAGAGGGAGGFGGAGAGGGAGGYGGAGAGGGAGGLGGSGGYGGYRGAGATSSATANANANANAYAAASASANAHALANSNAHASATANANAGAGLGGGYGGYDGYGGPGGHGVDLFSRMGDINEGVNKSGAVDKAKGVYSSSAANIDSTGKGSYKVSAGKV from the exons ATGTGGAGGTATCGAACGATCGGGCTTTTTGCCTTGCTGGCACTTCTCTGCATTGACGCACAAG ctGCAGAGACCAGAGCGAAACGTAACCCTCACGGATTTCACGATGCAGCCGCTGAAAGCAGTTTCCTGAAATCTCTTGCTGGTGTGGGTGGATTAGGTGGTGGATTAGGTGGTGGATTTGGCGGAGGATTTGGCGGAGGTTTCGGCGGAGGTGGCGGTGGAGGCGGAGGTGGAGGTGGTGGCGGATTTGGTAGTGGTGGAGGATTCGGTTCTGGTGGTGGTTTTGGTGGCTCCAAGGGAGGACCTGGCTGCCATACCGGAGGTTGCGCTGGCCACGGCAGTAGTGGTGGTGCCGGAAGTGGTGCAGGAGGTGGTGCCGGAGGTGGTGCCGGAGGTGGTGCCGGAGGTGGCCTAGGAACTGGCTTAGGAGGTGGCCTAGGAAGTGGTCTAGGAGGTGGCCTAGGAAGTGGTCTAGGAGGTGGCCTAGGAAGCGGTCTAGGAGGTGGCCTAGGAGGTGGAGCTGGCGGGCACGGTGCAGGCGGGCACGGTGCAGGCGGGCACGGAGGAGCTGGTGGTCGCCCTGGCGGTGGAGCCGGAGGATATGGTGGCTCCGGAGCTGGAGGTGGCGCTGGAGGATACGGTGGCTCCGGAGCTGGAGGTGGTGCTGGAGGATACGGAGGATCTGGCGCTGGCGGTGGTGCTGGCGGTGGGGCTGGAAGTGGTGCTGGAGGTGGCGCTGGAGGATACGGAGGATCTGGCCCTGGGGGTGGCGCCGGAGGATACGGCGGCTCTGGAGCTGGAAGTAGCGCCGGGAGTCATGCGG GGTCGACTGGAGTAGTAAAAACTGGTGGATATGGTGGCGCAGGCGGCGGAGCTGGAAGTGGTGGTTACGGTAGTTCAGGTGCCGGAGGTGGTGCTGGCGGACGTGGTGGTGGAGCTGGAGGATATGGTGGTGCAGGCGCCGGTGGTGGAGCTGGAGGATATGGTGGTGCAGGCGCCGGTGGTGGAGCTGGAG GTTATGGTGGCCTAGGCGGTGGTGCTGGTGCTGGCGGACACGGTGGAGCAGGTGCCGGAGGTGGAGCAGGCGGATTTGGTGGAGCTG GCGCCGGTGGTGGAGCTGGCGGATACGGTGGAGCAGGTGCTGGAGGTGGAGCAGGTGGTCTAGGCGGAAGCGGTGGTTATGGTGGTTATAGAGGGGCAGGCGCCACTTCCAGTGCCACCGCCAATGCCAACGCCAACGCGAATGCTTATGCAGCTGCGAGTGCCAGTGCTAATGCACATGCTCTTGCTAATTCAAATGCGCATGCATCCGCCACTGCGAACGCAAACGCTGGTGCCGGTCTCGGAGGAGGATACGGCGGTTACGATGGTTACGGTGGTCCCGGTGGACATGGAGTCGA TCTTTTTTCCCGTATGGGCGATATCAACGAAGGAGTGAATAAGAGCGGAGCCGTGGACAAAGCCAAAGGTGTCTACAGCAGTAGTGCAGCCAACATCGATTCTACTGGAAAGGGATCATACAAAGTATCGGCTGGAAAAGTCTAA
- the LOC126864283 gene encoding uncharacterized protein LOC126864283 isoform X11, with the protein MWRYRTIGLFALLALLCIDAQAAETRAKRNPHGFHDAAAESSFLKSLAGVGGLGGGLGGGFGGGFGGGFGGGGGGGGGGGGGGFGSGGGFGSGGGFGGSKGGPGCHTGGCAGHGSSGGAGSGAGGGAGGGAGGGAGGGLGTGLGGGLGSGLGGGLGSGLGGGLGSGLGGGLGGGAGGHGAGGHGAGGHGGAGGRPGGGAGGYGGSGAGGGAGGYGGSGAGGGAGGYGGSGAGGGAGGGAGSGAGGGAGGYGGSGPGGGAGGYGGSGAGSSAGSHAGSTGVVKTGGYGGAGGGAGSGGYGSSGAGGGAGGRGGGAGGYGGAGAGGGAGGYGGAGAGGGAGGYGGLGGGTGAGGHGGAGSGAGGYGGSGAGGGAGAGGGAGGYGGLGGGAGAGGHGGAGAGAGGYGGSGAGGGAGAGGGAGGYGGLGGGAGAGGHGGAGAGGGAGGFGGAGAGGGAGGLGGSGGYGGYRGAGATSSATANANANANAYAAASASANAHALANSNAHASATANANAGAGLGGGYGGYDGYGGPGGHGVDLFSRMGDINEGVNKSGAVDKAKGVYSSSAANIDSTGKGSYKVSAGKV; encoded by the exons ATGTGGAGGTATCGAACGATCGGGCTTTTTGCCTTGCTGGCACTTCTCTGCATTGACGCACAAG ctGCAGAGACCAGAGCGAAACGTAACCCTCACGGATTTCACGATGCAGCCGCTGAAAGCAGTTTCCTGAAATCTCTTGCTGGTGTGGGTGGATTAGGTGGTGGATTAGGTGGTGGATTTGGCGGAGGATTTGGCGGAGGTTTCGGCGGAGGTGGCGGTGGAGGCGGAGGTGGAGGTGGTGGCGGATTTGGTAGTGGTGGAGGATTCGGTTCTGGTGGTGGTTTTGGTGGCTCCAAGGGAGGACCTGGCTGCCATACCGGAGGTTGCGCTGGCCACGGCAGTAGTGGTGGTGCCGGAAGTGGTGCAGGAGGTGGTGCCGGAGGTGGTGCCGGAGGTGGTGCCGGAGGTGGCCTAGGAACTGGCTTAGGAGGTGGCCTAGGAAGTGGTCTAGGAGGTGGCCTAGGAAGTGGTCTAGGAGGTGGCCTAGGAAGCGGTCTAGGAGGTGGCCTAGGAGGTGGAGCTGGCGGGCACGGTGCAGGCGGGCACGGTGCAGGCGGGCACGGAGGAGCTGGTGGTCGCCCTGGCGGTGGAGCCGGAGGATATGGTGGCTCCGGAGCTGGAGGTGGCGCTGGAGGATACGGTGGCTCCGGAGCTGGAGGTGGTGCTGGAGGATACGGAGGATCTGGCGCTGGCGGTGGTGCTGGCGGTGGGGCTGGAAGTGGTGCTGGAGGTGGCGCTGGAGGATACGGAGGATCTGGCCCTGGGGGTGGCGCCGGAGGATACGGCGGCTCTGGAGCTGGAAGTAGCGCCGGGAGTCATGCGG GGTCGACTGGAGTAGTAAAAACTGGTGGATATGGTGGCGCAGGCGGCGGAGCTGGAAGTGGTGGTTACGGTAGTTCAGGTGCCGGAGGTGGTGCTGGCGGACGTGGTGGTGGAGCTGGAGGATATGGTGGTGCAGGCGCCGGTGGTGGAGCTGGAGGATATGGTGGTGCAGGCGCCGGTGGTGGAGCTGGAGGTTATGGTGGCCTAGGCGGTGGTACTGGTGCTGGTGGACACGGTGGCGCCGGTAGTGGAGCTGGAGGTTACGGTGGTTCAGGTGCCGGAGGTGGTGCAGGCGCCGGTGGTGGAGCTGGAGGTTATGGTGGTCTAGGCGGTGGTGCTGGTGCTGGTGGACACGGTGGAGCAGGTGCTGGAGCTGGAGGTTACGGTGGTTCAGGTGCCGGAGGTGGCGCAGGCGCCGGTGGTGGAGCTGGAGGTTATGGTGGCCTAGGCGGTGGTGCTGGTGCTGGCGGACACGGTGGAGCAGGTGCCGGAGGTGGAGCAGGCGGATTTGGTGGAGCTG GTGCTGGAGGTGGAGCAGGTGGTCTAGGCGGAAGCGGTGGTTATGGTGGTTATAGAGGGGCAGGCGCCACTTCCAGTGCCACCGCCAATGCCAACGCCAACGCGAATGCTTATGCAGCTGCGAGTGCCAGTGCTAATGCACATGCTCTTGCTAATTCAAATGCGCATGCATCCGCCACTGCGAACGCAAACGCTGGTGCCGGTCTCGGAGGAGGATACGGCGGTTACGATGGTTACGGTGGTCCCGGTGGACATGGAGTCGA TCTTTTTTCCCGTATGGGCGATATCAACGAAGGAGTGAATAAGAGCGGAGCCGTGGACAAAGCCAAAGGTGTCTACAGCAGTAGTGCAGCCAACATCGATTCTACTGGAAAGGGATCATACAAAGTATCGGCTGGAAAAGTCTAA
- the LOC126864283 gene encoding uncharacterized protein LOC126864283 isoform X9, giving the protein MWRYRTIGLFALLALLCIDAQAAETRAKRNPHGFHDAAAESSFLKSLAGVGGLGGGLGGGFGGGFGGGFGGGGGGGGGGGGGGFGSGGGFGSGGGFGGSKGGPGCHTGGCAGHGSSGGAGSGAGGGAGGGAGGGAGGGLGTGLGGGLGSGLGGGLGSGLGGGLGSGLGGGLGGGAGGHGAGGHGAGGHGGAGGRPGGGAGGYGGSGAGGGAGGYGGSGAGGGAGGYGGSGAGGGAGGGAGSGAGGGAGGYGGSGPGGGAGGYGGSGAGSSAGSHAGSTGVVKTGGYGGAGGGAGSGGYGSSGAGGGAGGRGGGAGGYGGAGAGGGAGGYGGAGAGGGAGGYGGLGGGTGAGGHGGAGSGAGGYGGSGAGGGAGAGGGAGGYGGLGGGAGAGGHGGAGAGAGGYGGSGAGGGAGAGGGAGGYGGLGGGAGAGGHGGAGAGGGAGGFGGAGAGGGAGGYGGAGAGGGAGGLGGSGGYGGYRGAGATSSATANANANANAYAAASASANAHALANSNAHASATANANAGAGLGGGYGGYDGYGGPGGHGVDLFSRMGDINEGVNKSGAVDKAKGVYSSSAANIDSTGKGSYKVSAGKV; this is encoded by the exons ATGTGGAGGTATCGAACGATCGGGCTTTTTGCCTTGCTGGCACTTCTCTGCATTGACGCACAAG ctGCAGAGACCAGAGCGAAACGTAACCCTCACGGATTTCACGATGCAGCCGCTGAAAGCAGTTTCCTGAAATCTCTTGCTGGTGTGGGTGGATTAGGTGGTGGATTAGGTGGTGGATTTGGCGGAGGATTTGGCGGAGGTTTCGGCGGAGGTGGCGGTGGAGGCGGAGGTGGAGGTGGTGGCGGATTTGGTAGTGGTGGAGGATTCGGTTCTGGTGGTGGTTTTGGTGGCTCCAAGGGAGGACCTGGCTGCCATACCGGAGGTTGCGCTGGCCACGGCAGTAGTGGTGGTGCCGGAAGTGGTGCAGGAGGTGGTGCCGGAGGTGGTGCCGGAGGTGGTGCCGGAGGTGGCCTAGGAACTGGCTTAGGAGGTGGCCTAGGAAGTGGTCTAGGAGGTGGCCTAGGAAGTGGTCTAGGAGGTGGCCTAGGAAGCGGTCTAGGAGGTGGCCTAGGAGGTGGAGCTGGCGGGCACGGTGCAGGCGGGCACGGTGCAGGCGGGCACGGAGGAGCTGGTGGTCGCCCTGGCGGTGGAGCCGGAGGATATGGTGGCTCCGGAGCTGGAGGTGGCGCTGGAGGATACGGTGGCTCCGGAGCTGGAGGTGGTGCTGGAGGATACGGAGGATCTGGCGCTGGCGGTGGTGCTGGCGGTGGGGCTGGAAGTGGTGCTGGAGGTGGCGCTGGAGGATACGGAGGATCTGGCCCTGGGGGTGGCGCCGGAGGATACGGCGGCTCTGGAGCTGGAAGTAGCGCCGGGAGTCATGCGG GGTCGACTGGAGTAGTAAAAACTGGTGGATATGGTGGCGCAGGCGGCGGAGCTGGAAGTGGTGGTTACGGTAGTTCAGGTGCCGGAGGTGGTGCTGGCGGACGTGGTGGTGGAGCTGGAGGATATGGTGGTGCAGGCGCCGGTGGTGGAGCTGGAGGATATGGTGGTGCAGGCGCCGGTGGTGGAGCTGGAGGTTATGGTGGCCTAGGCGGTGGTACTGGTGCTGGTGGACACGGTGGCGCCGGTAGTGGAGCTGGAGGTTACGGTGGTTCAGGTGCCGGAGGTGGTGCAGGCGCCGGTGGTGGAGCTGGAGGTTATGGTGGTCTAGGCGGTGGTGCTGGTGCTGGTGGACACGGTGGAGCAGGTGCTGGAGCTGGAGGTTACGGTGGTTCAGGTGCCGGAGGTGGCGCAGGCGCCGGTGGTGGAGCTGGAGGTTATGGTGGCCTAGGCGGTGGTGCTGGTGCTGGCGGACACGGTGGAGCAGGTGCCGGAGGTGGAGCAGGCGGATTTGGTGGAGCTG GCGCCGGTGGTGGAGCTGGCGGATACGGTGGAGCAGGTGCTGGAGGTGGAGCAGGTGGTCTAGGCGGAAGCGGTGGTTATGGTGGTTATAGAGGGGCAGGCGCCACTTCCAGTGCCACCGCCAATGCCAACGCCAACGCGAATGCTTATGCAGCTGCGAGTGCCAGTGCTAATGCACATGCTCTTGCTAATTCAAATGCGCATGCATCCGCCACTGCGAACGCAAACGCTGGTGCCGGTCTCGGAGGAGGATACGGCGGTTACGATGGTTACGGTGGTCCCGGTGGACATGGAGTCGA TCTTTTTTCCCGTATGGGCGATATCAACGAAGGAGTGAATAAGAGCGGAGCCGTGGACAAAGCCAAAGGTGTCTACAGCAGTAGTGCAGCCAACATCGATTCTACTGGAAAGGGATCATACAAAGTATCGGCTGGAAAAGTCTAA
- the LOC126864283 gene encoding uncharacterized protein LOC126864283 isoform X13 has product MWRYRTIGLFALLALLCIDAQAAETRAKRNPHGFHDAAAESSFLKSLAGVGGLGGGLGGGFGGGFGGGFGGGGGGGGGGGGGGFGSGGGFGSGGGFGGSKGGPGCHTGGCAGHGSSGGAGSGAGGGAGGGAGGGAGGGLGTGLGGGLGSGLGGGLGSGLGGGLGSGLGGGLGGGAGGHGAGGHGAGGHGGAGGRPGGGAGGYGGSGAGGGAGGYGGSGAGGGAGGYGGSGAGGGAGGGAGSGAGGGAGGYGGSGPGGGAGGYGGSGAGSSAGSHAGSTGVVKTGGYGGAGGGAGSGGYGSSGAGGGAGGRGGGAGGYGGAGAGGGAGGYGGAGAGGGAGGYGGLGGGTGAGGHGGAGAGAGGYGGSGAGGGAGAGGGAGGYGGLGGGAGAGGHGGAGAGGGAGGFGGAGAGGGASGHGGAGAGGGAGGYGGAGAGGGAGGYGGAGAGGGAGGLGGSGGYGGYRGAGATSSATANANANANAYAAASASANAHALANSNAHASATANANAGAGLGGGYGGYDGYGGPGGHGVDLFSRMGDINEGVNKSGAVDKAKGVYSSSAANIDSTGKGSYKVSAGKV; this is encoded by the exons ATGTGGAGGTATCGAACGATCGGGCTTTTTGCCTTGCTGGCACTTCTCTGCATTGACGCACAAG ctGCAGAGACCAGAGCGAAACGTAACCCTCACGGATTTCACGATGCAGCCGCTGAAAGCAGTTTCCTGAAATCTCTTGCTGGTGTGGGTGGATTAGGTGGTGGATTAGGTGGTGGATTTGGCGGAGGATTTGGCGGAGGTTTCGGCGGAGGTGGCGGTGGAGGCGGAGGTGGAGGTGGTGGCGGATTTGGTAGTGGTGGAGGATTCGGTTCTGGTGGTGGTTTTGGTGGCTCCAAGGGAGGACCTGGCTGCCATACCGGAGGTTGCGCTGGCCACGGCAGTAGTGGTGGTGCCGGAAGTGGTGCAGGAGGTGGTGCCGGAGGTGGTGCCGGAGGTGGTGCCGGAGGTGGCCTAGGAACTGGCTTAGGAGGTGGCCTAGGAAGTGGTCTAGGAGGTGGCCTAGGAAGTGGTCTAGGAGGTGGCCTAGGAAGCGGTCTAGGAGGTGGCCTAGGAGGTGGAGCTGGCGGGCACGGTGCAGGCGGGCACGGTGCAGGCGGGCACGGAGGAGCTGGTGGTCGCCCTGGCGGTGGAGCCGGAGGATATGGTGGCTCCGGAGCTGGAGGTGGCGCTGGAGGATACGGTGGCTCCGGAGCTGGAGGTGGTGCTGGAGGATACGGAGGATCTGGCGCTGGCGGTGGTGCTGGCGGTGGGGCTGGAAGTGGTGCTGGAGGTGGCGCTGGAGGATACGGAGGATCTGGCCCTGGGGGTGGCGCCGGAGGATACGGCGGCTCTGGAGCTGGAAGTAGCGCCGGGAGTCATGCGG GGTCGACTGGAGTAGTAAAAACTGGTGGATATGGTGGCGCAGGCGGCGGAGCTGGAAGTGGTGGTTACGGTAGTTCAGGTGCCGGAGGTGGTGCTGGCGGACGTGGTGGTGGAGCTGGAGGATATGGTGGTGCAGGCGCCGGTGGTGGAGCTGGAGGATATGGTGGTGCAGGCGCCGGTGGTGGAGCTGGAGGTTATGGTGGCCTAGGCGGTGGTACTGGTGCTGGTGGACACGGTGGCGCCG GTGCTGGAGCTGGAGGTTACGGTGGTTCAGGTGCCGGAGGTGGCGCAGGCGCCGGTGGTGGAGCTGGAGGTTATGGTGGCCTAGGCGGTGGTGCTGGTGCTGGCGGACACGGTGGAGCAGGTGCCGGAGGTGGAGCAGGCGGATTTGGTGGAGCTGGTGCTGGAGGTGGAGCTAGTGGACACGGCGGCGCAGGTGCCGGTGGTGGAGCTGGAGGATATGGTGGCGCAG GCGCCGGTGGTGGAGCTGGCGGATACGGTGGAGCAGGTGCTGGAGGTGGAGCAGGTGGTCTAGGCGGAAGCGGTGGTTATGGTGGTTATAGAGGGGCAGGCGCCACTTCCAGTGCCACCGCCAATGCCAACGCCAACGCGAATGCTTATGCAGCTGCGAGTGCCAGTGCTAATGCACATGCTCTTGCTAATTCAAATGCGCATGCATCCGCCACTGCGAACGCAAACGCTGGTGCCGGTCTCGGAGGAGGATACGGCGGTTACGATGGTTACGGTGGTCCCGGTGGACATGGAGTCGA TCTTTTTTCCCGTATGGGCGATATCAACGAAGGAGTGAATAAGAGCGGAGCCGTGGACAAAGCCAAAGGTGTCTACAGCAGTAGTGCAGCCAACATCGATTCTACTGGAAAGGGATCATACAAAGTATCGGCTGGAAAAGTCTAA